The Thermoanaerobaculia bacterium genome contains the following window.
GGTCTCCCTCTTCGATCCCGAAGGCCTTCCGGTCACGATCGCCGCGGAAGTCAAGGGATTCGACCCGACCGATCACCTGCCGGCCAAGGAGGTCGCCCGCCTCTCCCGCGCGGTCCCGATGGCGATCGCGGCCGCCACCGAAGCCCTCGAGGATGCGGGGATCGACGCGAGCCGCCTGACCCTCGAAGAGTCCCGCGAGCTCAACGTGATCCTCGGAACGGGAGGCGGGGCGATCGAGTTCGCGGAACGGATGTATCACCTCTATTACACGGGCCAGCAGCGGAAGGCGTCGGCCCACACGATCTCGACCGGAACGATCGGGACGATGTCTTCCGAGCTCTCGATGCGATTCGGGCTGCGCGGCGCCTCGCACGTCATCACGACCGGGTGCGCGTCTTCCACGGACGCCCTCGGATACGCGTTCCGCTCGATCAAGCACGGCGACGCCTCGATCGCGCTCGTCGGCGGCGTCGACGCGACGATCGTCCGCGGAATCATGGAGGGGTTCATCCTGATGCGGGTCGTCTCGACCGCGCGAGACGACCGGCCGGGCGAAGCGTCGCGGCCGTTCTCGGCGGACCGGGACGGCTTCGTCCTGGGCGAAGGCTCGTGGATGTTCGTCGTCGAGGAGCTCGAGCGGGCGCGGTCGCGCGGGGCGCGCGTGTACGGA
Protein-coding sequences here:
- a CDS encoding beta-ketoacyl-[acyl-carrier-protein] synthase family protein; its protein translation is MRRAVVTGMGCVSPNGIGRESFAEAIRSGRSGVGKVSLFDPEGLPVTIAAEVKGFDPTDHLPAKEVARLSRAVPMAIAAATEALEDAGIDASRLTLEESRELNVILGTGGGAIEFAERMYHLYYTGQQRKASAHTISTGTIGTMSSELSMRFGLRGASHVITTGCASSTDALGYAFRSIKHGDASIALVGGVDATIVRGIMEGFILMRVVSTARDDRPGEASRPFSADRDGFVLGEGSWMFVVEELERARSRGARVYGEIRGYGATCDAHHRIRLDESGEEPARAMQLALAEAALSPADIGYLAYHGTSTELNDRVETRAVRKAFGEAAGRVPGSSIKSMIGHPQGACGAAGVAATLLAMRDGFLPPTINLGAPDPDCDLDYVPNAAREASFDAALCNCIA